Sequence from the Pyrobaculum neutrophilum V24Sta genome:
CGAGGGGGTAGGGCGTCGGCATCATGCCGCTGAGGAGAAAGGCGGGGTCCCCCCCGACGACAATCGCCGCGTCTACACAGCCCCGGGTAGAGCCGAAGAGGTCGGCCGCCCTCTTGTGGATCTGGGCGTGGACAACGGCCTCCCTCTCCCCCAGGATCTGAATCCGGTACACCCCCAGGTTGTACACCCCCCGGACGTCCCTCGTGACCAAGACGCCGTATGTAATGTAGCGGCCGGCGTCCCCAGGCCAGCTCTTGAAAGCCGGGATGGAGAGCAGGTTGGGCTCCTCCACCACCTCCCTCACCGGCCCCCCACGCACGACCCTAGGCGCGTAGCGCCCCAGCTCGAAAAGGCCGGCGGCGGCCTTGAACTTATCCAGGAGAGAAAGGGGAGGCGGAGCGGCGAAGGGCTCCACAAGCCGCCTACCCACATCCTCAAGCCGCTCAACGCCGAGCGCCAGCTTAACCCTGTCTAGAGACCCGAAGAGGTTCCCAGCCACCCGCCACCCGGGGAACCCCCTAACCGACTCGAACAAGACGGCGGGCCCCCCGCCGTACATAACCCTCCTCAACACCTCCGGTATCTCGAGCTCGGGGGAAAGGGGGTCGGAAACCCTCCTCAGCCACCCCCTCTCCTCCAGGGCGGACAGAAACTCCCGCAGGTCGGAAAACACAGCCCTGGGGGGGACCCGGCTAAATAACTCTAACGCCGAAGAGGCCGCCGAGCCACTCGCCCAACATGTAGGTCAAGGCGGCGGTCCCCAGCAGAAGACCCACCGTCTGCAGAAACTCGTACTTGAAATCTCTCCCCGTGTATACAGACCCCTGGAAGGTCAACATGAAGCTCAGCAGAACCCCCACGGCGATGGAGGCGGCGAAGGCGTGGTAGACGTCGTGGGTGAGGAAGTAGGGAAGCGACATGAGGGACACAGCCGCAATGTAGCCCACGCCGGTGACCAAGGCCGCCACCGCGGGGGATTTCCCAACCTCGTGGCGCGTCTGGAGGTAGGAGGCAGACGCCATGGAGATGGCGGCCCCTATCCCCACAATAAGGCCGATGACCCCCGCCACGACGGTGCTGTTGGTGGTGCCAAGAGTCCCCGCGTGGGCCCCAGTGATCTCGATCACCGCGTCCGCCAGACCCAACACCAGAGACCCCATGTACTTCACAATAGTCTCGTCGATCTGCTCCACAAGCGCCACCTCGTGCTCCTCCCCATCCCTAATAATGCGGCGGAGAGCCTCTAGATCCTCCCCCCGGACCACCCCCAGGAGGGACTTGTACCGCGCCACCGCCTCCACCTCTCCACGCTCCAGAAGCTTAGCCACGAAGGTAACCCCAAAGACAAACCGCAGGAGAACCATAAACAGGGCGTAGAGCCGCGTCCGCCACACCGGCGGCCTCACGCCGGCGATGCGGCTCCAGAACCTGAAGTGGTCCAGCTCAGCCGCCGCCAAAGCCTCCAGAACCCCCCTCCGCCTCTCGTTTCTCTCCACCCGCGCCAAGGCGCTGTACACTACATATTCCTTATACTCGTCCAGCGCCGCCTCCCGCGCGATTCTGTACAAACTAGAATCTACTTCCATCAAGAAGCGAGTTGCAATGTAGTTTATAAACCTTGGCCCCTCCTCCAGTGGTAGAGGTTCCTCGCAATAGAGAGGAGGGAAAGGCCCACCTCCCGCCTATCCTCCTCCAGCGAAAGCACCGCCTCCATAAACGGCGTACTCCCGTCGATCCCCCGCGACCTGAGATACGCCCAGAGATCCCTAAAGAAGTCGGTCATCTTAAGCGAGTTGAGGTAGGCGTCAAGGGAATCCCTCAATACGGCAATCCGCTTCCTCCCCTGAACCACCGTGAAGACAACCCCGTCCCGCTCCAGAACATAGAGGTGCCACTGCGCCGCCCCATAGGAGATGCCCAAAGCCTTAGCGATCTGGTAGACAGATGCGCTCCCCCGCTCCCTAAGGAGCTCGACGATACGCCTCCTAACCTCAGAAGGCTCCACGAAAGACACAAAACCCCGATATAAAACCTTGAACAACGGCGCGGGAGAGGGCAGAAAAACTTTTAAACACCCAAGTTCAAGAAAGAACGCGCCTTCACAAGTGAAGCCGGGCAAAAGCCCGGCAGACCCTCACCCTAATGTTCCCCGGACGTCCCCCCCTGGAAACCCCAGGCCGGGGCGCCGGGGAGAAACCCCACGCCGCCGCCAAGGAGAAGCCCGGACAAACCCACCCCCCGGGCGGCCTTGCGGCCGTCCGAAACCGGTTGATCCTGCCGGACCCGACCGCTATCGGGGTAGGGCTAAGCCATGCGAGTCGCGCGCCCGGGGGCGCCCGGGAGCGGCGCACGGCTCAGTAACACGTGCCCAACCTACCCTCGGGAGGGGGACACCCCCGGGAAACTGGGGCCAATCCCCCATAGGGGAGGGGCGCTGGAAGGCCCCCTCCCCCAAAGGGATGGCGGCCGATCCGCCGCCATCCGCCCGAGGATGGGGGCACGGCCCATCAGGTAGTTGGCGGGTTAAAGGCCCGCCAAGCCGAAGACGGGTAGGGGCGGTGAGAGCCGCGAGCCCCGAGATCGGCACTGAGACAAGGGCCGAGGCCCTACGGGGTGCAGCAGGCGCGAATACTCCGCAATGCGGGCAACCGCGACGGGGCTACCCCGAGTGCCGGGCGAAGAGCCCGGCTTTTGCCCGGTCTAAAAAGCCGGGAGAATAAGCGGGGGGCAAGTCTGGTGTCAGCCGCCGCGGTAATACCAGCTCCGCGAGTGGTCGGGGTGTTTACTGGGCTTAAAGCGCCCGTAGCCGGCCCGGCAAGTCGCTCCTGAAATCCCAGGGCCCAACCCTGGGGCGGGGGGCGATACTGCCGGGCTAGGGGGCGGGAGAGGCCGCCGGTACTCCGGGGGTAGGGGCGAAATCCGTTAATCCCCGGAGGACCACCAGTGGCGAAAGCGGGCGGCCAGAACGCGCCCGACGGTGAGGGGCGAAAGCCGGGGGAGCAAAGGGGATTAGATACCCCTGTAGTCCCGGCCGTAAACGATGCGGGCTAGCTGTCGGCCGGGCTTAGGGCCCGGCCGGTGGCGAAGGGAAACCGTTAAGCCCGCCGCCTGGGGAGTACGGCCGCAAGGCTGAAACTTAAAGGAATTGGCGGGGGGGCACCACAAGGGGTGAAGCTTGCGGCTTAATTGGAGTCAACGCCGGAAACCTCACCCGGGGCGACAGCAGGATGAAGGCCAGGCTAACGACCTTGCCGGACGAGCTGAGAGGAGGTGCATGGCCGTCGTCAGCTCGTGCCGTGAGGTGTCCGGTTAAGTCCGGCAACGAGCGAGACCCCCACCCCTAGTTGCTACCCCGTCCTACGGGACGGGGGGCACACTAGGGGGACTGCCGGCGTAAGCCGGAGGAAGGAGGGGGCCACGGCAGGTCAGTATAGGGACCATGGGGAAACGCCCAGGTCCCGCTGAAGCCCCGAAAGCCGTGGCCCCAACGGGTAAATTAACCCCATCTACAAAAGACATGGACTGGCGGCTCTACCTATGTGGTCTCATAGCTGCAGATGGCCACCTCGACTGTAGAGGAGAAATCACATTGGCACAGAAGAGGAGAGACTTCATAGATACAATCGCAACGATAATGAAGACAAACGGCATAGATATAGCGAGCATTTTCTACGATAGAAAAGCGGGTGTGTGGAAGCTCAAAACAAGAGACAAAGATTTCTACAGGTACCTAATAAACAACGGGCTAAAGTGCGGAAGAAAAAGCTCGGAGATCAACCCACCCGCCGTTGAACCAACGGCGGGACTCCCATACGTCATAGGCTTCATCGATGGAGACGGGTGGGTTGAACAAATTACAAAAAAGTACAGAAGCCGAACATACACCTATCTGAGAGTAGGCCTAAAGACGAAAAGTAAAGCGCTAAGGGACTGGATCGCAGAGGTGCTCAAGGCCAACGGCATAAGAGCCAACACCGCGGACAAAAAAGACGGATACGAAATCCACATAGATACGATAGAGGCGTGGACAGTAGCCAAAATGTTGCTCAACCCTACCCACCACGAAAGACTAAAACAAATCCGGGACTCCAGACTCTAACTCATCTTTCTCCCAACCCGTTGGGGCACGGCCGGGAGACCCCGGGGCTGCACGCGAGCTGCAATGGCGGGGACAGCGGGATCCGACCCCGAAAGGGGGAGGCAATCCCGTAAACCCCGCCCCAGTAGGGATCGAGGGCTGCAACTCGCCCTCGTGAACGTGGAATCCCTAGTAACCGCGTGTCACCAACGCGCGGTGAATACGTCCCTGCCCCTTGCACACACCGCCCGTCGCACCACCCGAGGGAGCCCTCTGCGAGGCCCCTTGCCGACGAGGTGGGGGGACGAGCAGGGGGCTCCCAAGGGGGGTGAAGTCGTAACAAGGTAGCCGTAGGGGAACCTGCGGCTGGATCACCTCCACCCGGGGGTGGGTAGTCCAAAGGGCTTCTCCTTGGCCCCGCAAGCCGCCGCTCCGCACGGCAAAGCCGTCCGGTGGATGGCTCGGCTCGGGCGCCGAAGAAGGGCGTGGCAAGCTGCGATAAGCCCGGGGGAGCCGCAGGCAGGCTTAGAACCCGGGATCCCCGAATGGGGCTTCCTGCCGGGGCCGAACAGGCCCCGGCGCCCCGTAAGGGGCGGGAACGCGGGGAACGGAAACATCTTAGTACCCGCAGGAGGAGAAGCCAAAAGGGATCCCCTGAGTAGGGGCGACCGAAAGGGGGAGAGCCCAAACCAAATCCCCACGGGACAACCGTGGGGAGATGTGGGGCTTGGGCCTGGGCAACCGCCGGCGGGCGGTAGCCGAAGTGGGCTGGAAAGCCCCGCCGTAGAGGGTGATAGCCCCGTAGGCGAAACCGCCCGTGGCGGAGTCCCGGGATCCCGGAGTACCACGGCTTAGTTTTGCCGTGGGAATACGCCGGCCACTGGCCGGCAAGGCTAAACACGTCCCGAGTCCGATAGCGCACTAGTACCGTGAGGGAAAGCTGAAAAGAACCCCGGAAGGGGGGTGAAAAGAGCCTGAAACCGGGCGGCTACAGTGGGGCGGGCCCGAAAGGACGCCCCTCCCCGAAGGAAACCCCGGTGACGGGGGAGTACGAGGGGAGGGGTCCAGGGTCCGCCCTTACGTCTAGAAACACGGGCCGGGGAGTTCACGGCCGTGGCGAGCCTAAGGGGTTCAACCCCGGAGGCGTAGGGAAACCGACAGCCCGCAGCGGGGAAACCCGCGAGGGGCGGGGTCTGAAAGGGCCCGTAGTCACGGCCGTGAGACCAGAAACCGGGCGATCTAGCCCTGGGCAGGGCGAAGCGGGGCGAAAGCCCCGTGGAGGCCCGAAGGGGTTCTGATGTGCAAATCGTTCCCATGACCTGGGGCTAGGGGCAAAAGACCAATCAAGCCCGGTGATAGCTGGTTCCCCCCGAAGCTGGTCCCAGCCAGGCCTCCCCAGAGGCGGCCGGCGGGGTAGAGTACTGATCGGGGGTGCGGGAGCCGAAAGGCTCCGGCCCCCGGTCAAACTCCGAACCTGCCGGCGCCGTAGAAGGGGGGAGGCGGGGGCGGTGGGGTAA
This genomic interval carries:
- a CDS encoding winged helix-turn-helix domain-containing protein codes for the protein MEPSEVRRRIVELLRERGSASVYQIAKALGISYGAAQWHLYVLERDGVVFTVVQGRKRIAVLRDSLDAYLNSLKMTDFFRDLWAYLRSRGIDGSTPFMEAVLSLEEDRREVGLSLLSIARNLYHWRRGQGL
- a CDS encoding VIT1/CCC1 transporter family protein encodes the protein MEVDSSLYRIAREAALDEYKEYVVYSALARVERNERRRGVLEALAAAELDHFRFWSRIAGVRPPVWRTRLYALFMVLLRFVFGVTFVAKLLERGEVEAVARYKSLLGVVRGEDLEALRRIIRDGEEHEVALVEQIDETIVKYMGSLVLGLADAVIEITGAHAGTLGTTNSTVVAGVIGLIVGIGAAISMASASYLQTRHEVGKSPAVAALVTGVGYIAAVSLMSLPYFLTHDVYHAFAASIAVGVLLSFMLTFQGSVYTGRDFKYEFLQTVGLLLGTAALTYMLGEWLGGLFGVRVI